One Nematostella vectensis chromosome 10, jaNemVect1.1, whole genome shotgun sequence genomic window carries:
- the LOC5519227 gene encoding putative vacuolar protein sorting-associated protein TDA6 has product MKSTLLVTICLLLIASAHSLWGRRRRRRCNPQNCQVGQWVPWSRCNLACGDYGTQRRTRIKTRSEKCGGKCDLALIQVRGCNRRPCARNLKHRLEYAARALAPLVFLHKSETFRPSDVDFFLRHVNMVNSRGQKTCNRPTLTSSNLCSGHKNDYLKTKVTLKSPSSVNARVLRGISSSFVKAYAIIKTTKNRYYDIYYWLFYPYNRGKRVCIGLKPKLIGCIGGYSTFGHHVGDWEHVTIRLNWNMEPLQLYVSAHNFGTRYNYDKHTGVFRSGNRVLAMHDSHPVVYSALGSHGMWDRPGTHTYKKLFNGEKLQDKTNAGHKWYTWGNLMVTPYGEWNGRAYFFRYLGRWGNKKSGCKLSEKFAGECILNSGPTGPAAKSTMSKDPIE; this is encoded by the exons ATGAAGTCCACTTTATTGGTCACGATATGTCTGCTGCTCATAGCGTCAGCTCATAGTTTGTGGGGCCGACGCAGGCGCAGACGTTGCAATCCACAAAACTGCCAAGTAGGGCAATGGGTGCCGTGGAGTCGTTGTAACCTGGCCTGCGGGGATTACGGGACTCAGAGACGCACGCGCATTAAGACTCGAAGCGAAAAGTGTGGCGGGAAGTGTGACCTCGCCTTGATACAAGTACGCGGGTGTAACAGACGGCCATGCGCAAGGAATCTGAAAC ACCGACTGGAGTACGCAGCCAGGGCTTTAGCGCCACTTGTGTTTCTACACAAGAGTGAGACGTTTAGACCCTCTGACGTGGACTTTTTCCTGCGTCACGTGAACATGGTGAACTCAAGAGGTCAGAAGACGTGCAACAGGCCAACACTGACGTCGTCCAATCTATGCAGTGGGCACAAAA atgattACCTGAAGACCAAAGTCACCCTGAAGAGTCCATCATCTGTGAACGCCCGCGTGCTCCGTGGTATATCATCAAGCTTTGTAAAGGCCTACGCGATCATCAAGACCACCAAAAATCGCTACTACGACATCTACTACTGGCTGTTCTACCCCTACAACCGCGGCAAGAGGGTCTGTATTGGCCTCAAACCCAAGTTAATCGGGTGTATCGGCGGCTACAGCACTTTTGGCCACCACGTGGGCGACTGGGAGCACGTGACCATTCGTCTCAATTGGAATATGGAGCCGTTACAGCTCTACGTGAGTGCGCACAATTTTGGCACTCGGTACAACTACGACAAACACACCGGAGTGTTCCGGAGCGGTAATAGGGTGTTAGCCATGCATGACTCTCACCCTGTGGTGTATAGCGCCTTGGGTTCACATGGAATGTGGGATCGCCCAGGGACGCACACGTACAAAAAGCTGTTTAACGGAGAAAAATTGCAGGATAAGACCAACGCGGGCCATAAATGGTATACATGGGGCAACCTTATGGTAACACCGTATGGTGAATGGAATGGCCGGGCGTACTTCTTCAGATATTTGGGAAGGTGGGGAAATAAGAAAAGTGGATGTAAGCTGTCGGAGAAGTTTGCAGGGGAGTGCATCCTGAATAGCGGACCTACAGGCCCTGCTGCTAAAAGCACCATGTCGAAAGACCCCATCGAATAA